One Triticum dicoccoides isolate Atlit2015 ecotype Zavitan chromosome 5B, WEW_v2.0, whole genome shotgun sequence genomic window carries:
- the LOC119308007 gene encoding calcium-dependent protein kinase 27-like isoform X2, protein MGNVCVGPRRSFAKKGFFSTISGSIWRNRSAAPSSSPSEPTTTSRSVPVVQPTASAPPPEVKPPAPEPTPTAPPAPIVISEPAIPPPQQHPQPAEKEANTPSPPPPLEQQPSSQPAQPQPRQQSQPKKPSGHIKRISSAGLQVQSVLRRKTDNLKDKYSLGRKLGQGQFGTTYLCVDKATGLEYACKSIAKRKLITDEDVEDVRREIQIMHHLAGHPNIISIRGAYEDAVAVHVVMELCAGGELFDRIVRRGHYTERQAAELARVIVAVVESCHSLGVMHRDLKPENFLFVGNEEDAALKTIDFGLSMFFRPGEMFSDVVGSPYYVAPEVLKKSYSQEADVWSAGVIVYILLCGVPPFWAETEQGIFEQVLNGTLDFESDPWPSVSEGAKDLLRKVLVRDPKKRLTAHQVLCHPWLQMSGEAPDKPLDSAVLSRLKQFSAMNKLKKMALRVIAENLSEEEIAGLKEMFKMMDTDNSGQINYEELKAGLERVGANMKESEISQLMQADGRIDYNEFVAMMQKSTAGFGKKGHQYNVSVGLRDALNIKSNS, encoded by the exons ATGGGCAACGTCTGCGTCGGCCCGCGCCGCAGCTTCGCCAAGAAAGGCTTCTTCAGCACCATCTCCGGCTCCATTTGGCGCAACCGCTCCGCCGCTCCCTCGAGTAGCCCCTCCGAGCCTACCACCACCTCCCGCTCCGTCCCCGTTGTACAGCCCACCGCCTCCGCTCCTCCCCCAGAGGTCAAGCCGCCTGCGCCTGAGCCAACCCCTACGGCCCCTCCAGCTCCCATCGTCATCTCCGAACCGGCGATACCGCCCCCCCAACAGCACCCTCAGCCAGCGGAGAAAGAGGCCAAtaccccttctcctcctcctccgttggAGCAGCAGCCGTCATCGCAGCCGGCTCAGCCGCAGCCGAGACAGCAGTCGCAGCCCAAAAAGCCGTCGGGGCACATCAAGCGCATCTCGAGCGCCGGGCTGCAGGTGCAGTCGGTCCTCCGGCGTAAGACCGACAACCTCAAGGACAAATACAGCCTCGGCCGGAAGCTGGGGCAGGGGCAGTTCGGCACGACGTACCTGTGCGTGGACAAGGCAACTGGTCTGGAGTACGCGTGCAAGTCCATCGCCAAGCGGAAGCTCATCACCGACGAGGACGTCGAGGACGTGCGGCGGGAGATCCAGATCATGCACCACCTCGCCGGCCACCCGAACATTATCTCCATCCGGGGAGCCTATGAGGACGCGGTGGCGGTGCACGTCGTGATGGAGCTGTGCGCCGGCGGGGAGCTGTTCGACCGGATCGTGCGCAGGGGGCACTACACCGAGCGGCAGGCTGCCGAGCTCGCCCGTGTCATCGTGGCCGTCGTGGAGTCGTGCCACTCGCTGGGCGTAATGCACCGCGACCTCAAGCCTGAGAACTTCCTCTTCGTGGGCAATGAGGAGGACGCGGCGCTCAAGACCATCGACTTCGGCCTCTCCATGTTCTTCCGACCAG GCGAGATGTTCAGCGACGTTGTGGGGAGCCCGTACTACGTGGCGCCGGAGGTGCTCAAGAAGAGCTACAGCCAGGAGGCTGACGTGTGGAGCGCTGGCGTCATCGTATACATCCTGCTCTGCGGCGTGCCTCCATTCTGGGCAG AGACAGAACAGGGGATATTCGAGCAGGTGCTGAACGGTACGCTGGACTTCGAGTCGGACCCGTGGCCCAGCGTGTCGGAGGGCGCCAAGGACCTGCTCCGGAAGGTGCTCGTCAGGGACCCCAAGAAGCGGCTCACCGCGCACCAAGTCCTCT GCCACCCGTGGCTGCAGATGAGCGGAGAGGCACCCGACAAGCCGCTCGACTCGGCGGTTCTCTCGCGCCTGAAGCAGTTCTCGGCGATGAACAAGCTCAAGAAGATGGCATTGAGA GTGATTGCCGAGAACTTATCAGAGGAGGAGATTGCAGGGCTCAAGGAGATGTTCAAGATGATGGACACCGACAATAGCGGGCAGATCAACTATGAGGAGCTCAAGGCTGGGCTGGAGAGGGTGGGCGCCAACATGAAGGAGTCGGAGATATCTCAGCTCATGCAGGCT